The stretch of DNA CGGTGGTGTGGTAGGAGCACCCACCAACCACTACAATGCCCTCTTTTCCCCTGCCGTGGGGCCCGCGGTGACAAGGAAGCTAAAATGCGCTGCTACAGTACATGCATAATCGATCCCACTGATTATTCATTCCCTCTTGGTTTCTAACATGAACAGAGCTAATGCCCTCCCTAATCCACTGACAAGGCCTGGATGGAAGTTGCATGATCCAGGAAGGGGCAGCCCCGCCTCCACTGACACTGGCGAGCAAGCAGAATGGTTGCAGGCGAAGTGCGTGCATCATGAGTGGTGAGCGATGGACATGGATGGATGGGGGGGAAAGCAGACGAGACGAGGTAGCGGGTGCCCGCGCATGTGTTTCGGTTGCGGAAGAGCCTGAGGTGAGGTGGCCCATCAATGGTTGTTGCGGTGGTAGGAGGAGCTCCGGCATGAGGAGTCTCGGAGGAGATgcagcttcttcctcctcgtcagCTGGGAGCAAGTAATCAGCTGGGCGTGTGGAACTGACAGCCTATCGTAAGCTAAGACCTTACTAACTCTGACCGGCgagatggaatggaatgaagaAGGTTTTCTGCTAATTAACCCCTGCTGCTGGCCCTCTCTCTGGTCGCCATCCCGGTTGTTGAGATGCCAGAAGCTGCATGGTGGTAGGACTTGAGATCGGCAGGATCAGAACCCGGATTCCTCCCTGAAGAAAACGCCTCCCCATCGCGACGTGCTGGCGCATCAAGGTTCGTTGCGCCTAGACGTACGCGCATGCAGACCCAATCCCTTCATCTATTTATCACTCTTATCTATCTGTTGTTGCACGCACAGGGTACGAGTGGCTACTCTCGAGTCTGAAAAACACACCACTTTCAGCTGATCCCACTCTTAATCAATCTCTGAATCAAGGCCACGTGGTGTGGATCTCGTGACGGACAAGGCCACGTGAGGCCCTGCTATTGGCCCGGGCCACTGCCAGCCTCGCCACCTCGCACTCTCTCAAGCggtttttatttttttccccttttcggGCATAAACCCTTATATGATTTACTATGAACAAAGCTGGACGCAACGCAACAACAGAGGAGAGTCTGCAATCCTGCTGATGTGCTGAGCACTAGTGTGCGGCAACACGTGCCTGCACCGTCAGCACTCAACACTCCCTTGTCACCTGTCCCTGTCCAGCACAGCTACACTCGATCCAAGCAAGGATGGCCTTATTAGGGAAGTCTTTGCATTTCAATGTGGACCTTACACTTCTATTCATCTGTCTGTCTCTACATGCTACAATGGCATCAGGGTACCCGTTACACAATGTGTAAGTTGACATACTGATCGCTAATATTTGGGAGTACAAAACTGTAATTGTAAATATGACCTTTCGAGAGAGAGGCCCATGCATTTTGCATATAGGCGGCCACTTGTTCATAGGTTGGTTTTTTATTGTTATTTCCTAAAAAGTTAAAAGTATAGCATACGCTACCTTCCTATAACATGGATAACTAGAAGCAGCGCATGAAGGGTGGTAGAAAATAAATAATCACGacgtttctttttctttttcttttttaaaaaagaaaaagaaaatattcACTGAATAATAAATAGTAAAGCAGAGTAGTGCAAGTAGCGCGCCACTATCTCACCAACCCCCCAACCTCGCCATAATTTTTTCTTTCGCGCCACCTACTCCCCCGATGCTCTCCGCCATCCCCATGTGTTTGCTACATCAACCGCTGCCAGTTCTCATGAGGCCTCGTTTTGATTGGCAAGTTCCTGGAGaatatttctttcttttttcctgaaaaaaaaaagagacagACAGACGGCCCATGTTCCTTTCTGCGCCAAGCACGCATGCTGCGTACTAAATACTAGTAGTAATGAAATACGAATACTAGTATTTCGTAGCTGCCATGCTGCATCGACCACGCATCATCATGGTGATGAACCACTGAAAGAGAGACAGGCTTTTCTGAAGAGCGTCTTTGTTCGGTGGAAACACACACTCTAATCGTGCCCAGCAAATAATTCCTCCTTTTGTGAAAGGGCGCGATTTGAATATCTTAACTACCGTCCAACAATAAGATAACATGTTGGGCTGCTGGGAATACATTTTCAAATAAAGCGCCAATCGGAAACTCCTATGCATCCCTATGGTGGCTATTTCTTTGTTTTTGGTACACAAATAATAAAGGCAGTTAAAAGTAAGGGTGCATGAATGAGTGCTTCACTAGGGAGCCAGCAGTCAGCAGACACGCGTAACTTGCTGATAAAGTCAAGGTAACAGGCTACTAACAGCCAAGGTGGCCACTGTCAACGTGGTTCAAAGTAGGCAATGATGTAATttccaaaagaaaaagagagagtaGGCAATGGTGATGTGCTTACTGGAGCGAGCCTAATTTACGGTGACATGCCACTTAGCATTGACGATCTTCCTAACCCATGCAAAACCAAAGAACACCGTAGAGAGGGGATGAAAAGGGGTCTGGAAATTGAATTTAAGAGGGTGTATGGTACGGAGGTTCCTTAGGCTAGTTTCGGTTTCGATGGAAGTTTTATCAGCAGTTTTACGAGTATTAAATAACATGATATATTAGTAATTTTGCTGACTTAACAGTATTATTGTGAGAAGAGATAGTTTCATCTAGCCAACACAGTTACTAAATCCGTCCATCTCCATCATTTTCAGGGAAATGACATGTATGAAATTGATTTCCTTTAAAATTGGCATATACTACTTCATGCATCAACTTCAAGCCATGGACTTGGAGTATTTAGGGAGCACACACAAAAAGAAGTTAGAGATACCGATAGCCATGAACGGGGCTGCATAAAAGACGAGATGGTCCATCATACTCACCACATCCTCCATCCACGTGTCATCTCCAACCAACATGGCCAATACGTGTCACTGTGCCTCGTTGTCTTTCTTCTCCTAGGCCACAAAAAATCAGTAATCGCCGTCGCTGCCCATCCCTGGGGCAGAAAACGCGAATAGGATTAAAGCTGAGGGGTGAGAGGTGGAAAACATCTCCTTTatgaagaaaaaaagaaaaaaaaaactctacCAGCAATCATCCCCCCCTCTGGGCTCTCTCCTCTCTTCAGATCTCACCAACCCCCATCCATCCCAAAACCACACGAATCGGCGCCTGCTTATAAATAAGGCTCTCCCAAACCCCTTCCCTTTCCCGTgctcctcctctgcttccctcccccaaccgcccgcgcctcctccgccgcgccccgtCCTCCGGGTAAGCAATCACgcgccggcctcctcctcgcCATCTCCATGGCTGTTCCTGTGCGCACCGGCGCTGCCTCGGGGAGGTTTAGGTCTGGGCGTCGTGGGCCCCGTTCCCCGCTCGCGCGCGCATTCCTCTGCTTCGATCTGCCCCCGCGCCCCCGATCGACTGGTGGTCCGGCGGTGTCCAGATCGCCGTGCTCATCAGTTTGTTTCTCGATTCCATTCGGTTATCCGGGGTTGGATTGATGGTTTCTGTGGCAGCGGATCGGTCCGGTGCGGCTCCGCTCCTGGTGGCAAGCTTGGGTCAGAGCAGAGCGTCGGGGTCCCAGTCGCGTGTAGATCTGAGCGCTTGTAGGTGGAATGGAGTCAGAATTTGATCTGCCTGCTTATTTTTTTTCCTGTTTGGCCGCTTTAGGATTGGTCGATTAGATCTGCTCTTCTTCGTCGGAGAGCTTAGACTGCCTCTCCGCAGTTAGATCGGCCAGTGGTTCGGTTCGTCAGGGGTTTTGGATCTGAGAGGTTTATCTTCCATGTCCGCTACTGCAAACTGGAGTATTCATTCTTTTAGTTAGTTGTTCTATATGAGGCCCTGCCGAGATCTATCCAGGACATTTTATTATTAGACATGATCTCGGCACGTACTGCTTGTGCTGGCACCCGTGCATCGAGTGCCCGTCGTTTGACTGCCCCTGCCTTTCCGTATGGTCGGATGGAGGGATTTCGGGATATGCCATAAGCAAGGCTGATGAGTGAACGAGAGTGGACTGGTACTGCCATGTGCCGTGCTGCCGTCCTAGATCCACCACCCACGGGTTCAGTGAGAGGGACAGTGTCCTCCACCAATTATAGTTAGGTCAAGTGTATCAGTTGGCCGGCACCCACCCCTCGGGATTCTGGGCCTACTTTCTGGTGGAGGTTGGTGCTATACCTTACCTATCTACCTACCAAACTAGGCGAAACATATTTTGTGCCTTGAAACTTGAAATTTATTAATTTACttttactttttttttaaatttttttggGAACCAGTGGATCTGATGCTAGAATCCCAGGCATAGGAATCAGAGGGGTTTTGTACCATATAAGATTCATCATATCGTGTTATAATAAGCATAATGTTTTCTTTGTTGGATCATCAGCAGTACAAATTACAAACATGCAGTCATGGATAGGTCATGTACTTGGTGTGTTGATTTGGAAAGTATCGTTCAATGATTCTTAGTTTGATTTCTGTTGTCAGGATATCTTAGTACTATGCTAATCTCACTGATACCTGCTCTCTGATGCAAGATAACATTTTCAATATGCTTTTTTATCAGCATGATCATAACTTTACTGTTCCCATGCATATCTGTGTTATCTGTTACAGTATCATTGCTTTCCTGTCGCCCCTGCATTTCTGATTGCAATTCTATTCGTGGCCCAGAAAGATGGCGTCCCACATTGTTGGATACCCTCGCATGGGCCCCAAGAGGGAGCTCAAGTTCGCCCTCGAGTCTTTCTGGGATGGCAAGAGCACCGCTGAGGATCTGGAGAAGGTCGCCACCGACCTCAGGGCCAGCATCTGGAAGCAGATGGCTGATGCTGGGATCAAGTACATCCCCAGCAACACCTTCTCTTACTATGACCAGGTCCTTGACACCACCGCGATGCTCGGCGCTGTCCCGGAACGGTACTCATGGACCGGTGGGGAGATTGGGTTTGATACCTACTTCTCGATGGCCAGGGGCAATGCCACTGTCCCTGCTATGGAGATGACCAAGTGGTTTGACACCAACTAGTAAGTCCTTTGGCTTCCACCAACGGTAATTTCCAGTTCAGGTTTTCTATTCAATATTTCCCAACAAACATTTTTCTACTTTTGCAGCCACTTTATTGTCCCTGAATTGGGCCCTAACACCAAGTTCTCCTACTCTTCTCACAAGGCTGTTAATGAATACAAGGAGGCTAAGGCGGTATGATACTAGTATCATTTTTTTTTGTTGTCTCCATTTATTGAGTCTATCTATTCTAATATTAATTCCCTGCTTGTGTACTTGATCGTGTAAAAGTCGCTAACACATGCATACTGTTGTCATCATAATTAGCCACTAAAGTCATTCAATAGTTTATCATGCTGTCTTCTGATATTAGAACCTCAGTGATAGAGCGTTTTTTAATACTGTACTTAATTACTGATTTGGGTTAGCACAGAAACTGGGATGAAGAATATTTTTGTTAGATCAAATTGGACTTCGACGAGCTAGGAGCattggcaaaaaaaaaatacaGCCTCTTTATGAGATTGTTAATATCAGAATGCAATTAAGAATGCTTTCAACATATTTATACAATGCTAATCTGTTATATTGTGCTCTGCAACAAGTTGGTCTCATCTGTTGCTTTATTGTTATGTTTTTCTGTGTTGCAAGATGACGCCTGCTTGCTTGTATGGCTTATATGTTGTTGCTTTTCCTACAGCTTGGCGTTGATACCGTGCCAGTTCTTATTGGACCAGTCTCATACTTGTTGCTCTCGAAGCCTGCCAAGGGAGTGGAAAAGGGTTTCCCTCTTCTTTCCCTTCTTAGCAGCATCCTTCCTGTCTACAAGTAAGATTATAAGCAAGTTACAAACTGCTGTTGGCCTCAAGTCTTCAGTTGATAATCTGATGCATTATGATTGTAGGGAGGTCATTGCTGAGTTGAAGGCAGCTGGGGCTTCATGGATTCAGTTTGATGAGCCCACCCTTGTCCTCGACCTTGATGCTCACAAATTGGCTGCATTCTCTGCTGCATACACAGAGCTTGAGTCTGCGCTTTCTGGACTCAATGTGCTTGTCGAGACTTACTTTGCTGATGTTCCTGCAGAATCATTCAAGTATGTTATCAAATCGCTAGTGCATCTTTTTCACAACTATTGTTCCTTCAATAGTCACCTTTGTAATGACATGATGCTAATTGTTCTTTTTCATGCAGGACCCTAACATCTTTGAGCAGTGTGACTGCTTATGGTTTTGACCTTGTTCGTGGAACCCAGACTGTTGAGCTTATCAAGAGTGGTTTCCCTGCTGGAAAGTACCTTTTTGCTGGTGTTGTGGATGGACGCAACATCTGGGCTGATGATCTTGCTGCTTCCCTCAGCACTCTCCAGGCTCTTGAGGCTGTAGTTGGAAAGGGTAAGGATGCTTCCATTGTTTGTCATAAGGTTGGGTTTAGTTACAACTGGCAAATATCTGATAATGCCTACATTTTGTCCAGACAAGCTTGTTGTGTCAACTTCCTGCTCACTCATGCACACTGCTGTGGATCTTGTAAACGAGACTAAGCTTGACAGTGAGATTAAGTCATGGCTTGCTTTTGCTGCCCAGAAGGTTGTTGAGGTTGATGCTCTTGCTAAAGCATTGGCTGGTCAAAAGGATGAGGtatggattttttttttcttatacTCTGTTATCTTCACTGGACTTGTGTCTCTTtgacacatacaaaattatgcTGACTTATATACATCTCTGCAAATGTCATCTACAGGCTTACTTCGCAGCAAATGCTGCTGCTCAGGCCTCAAGGAGATCATCACCCCGTGTGACAAATGAAGAGGTCCAGAAGGCTGTAAGTATCTGGGTCTAAAAGATACTCTTTCTGTATACTGTTGCCATGTACCAACCTCTTTCTGTATACTGTTACAGGCTGCTGCTCTCAAGGGCTCTGACCACCGCCGTGCTACCAACGTTAGTGCTAGATTGGATGCTCAGCAGAGGAAGCTAAACCTTCCAGTCCTTCCCACGACCACAATTGGTTCGTTCCCACAGACCGTGGAGCTCAGGAGGGTCCGCCGTGAGTACAAGGCGAAGAAGTGAGTAACAGTTAATTCTATTGCTTCACTTGTCTCTATGTTGGCTGTATTGCTTATCGGAAATTCACATTGCAGGATCTCTGAGGAGGAGTATGTCAGTGCCATCAAGGAGGAAATCAGCAAGGTTGTTAAGCTCCAAGAAGAGCTTGACATCGATGTGCTTGTGCATGGCGAGCCTGAGGTCAGTTCTCTTGAAGCTATTCTGCTAGCTTTTGCTGCATCTTTGAGAAAATAATTATGATCTCATCTAGAAAAATTCAGTTATTCTGCGCTAAGGATCTGTGTTCATATCTAAGTAATTCTGTTGTTGGTGTATGTTTTACAGAGAAACGATATGGTTGAGTACTTTGGTGAGCAGCTCTCTGGTTTTGCATTCACCGCCAATGGTTGGGTGCAATCTTATGGATCAAGGTGTGTCAAGCCACCGATCATCTACGGTGATGTGAGCCGCCCCAACCCCATGACTGTTTTCTGGTCGAAGACTGCCCAGAGCATGACATCTCGCCCAATGAAGGGAATGTTGACTGGTCCAGTCACAATCCTTAACTGGTCCTTTGTCAGGAATGACCAGCCAAGGTCAGTTACTTTTGACAGGAGTTAATGCTCTTCAGAACATCATTTTCCTCTTCCATTTGGAGACTGACTTATGGCTCATAATTTTCCAGGTTTGAGACCTGCTACCAGATTGCTCTTGCAATCAAGAAGGAGGTTGAGGATCTTGAGGCTGCTGGTATTCAGGTTGGCACTTTTACATTTTTGGTTTCTCATTTAATCAAGAGACTTATGCACACTTACGTTGAATCATATTGCTCAAATTATTTCATCATTATTCTTTCAGGTCATCCAAATTGACGAGGCTGCTTTAAGAGAAGGCCTGCCACTCCGCAAGGCTGAGCACGCTTTCTACTTGGACTGGGCCGTCCACTCTTTCAGAATTACCAACTGTGAGATCAAGGACACCACCCAGGTAAGCATTTGAACTGTGCTGTGGCACATTGGCAGTATCATATCTTCATGCCATGTCCTTTGTCATTCCAACTGACTTCATTCTCTTGACAGATCCACACCCACATGTGCTACTCCAACTTCAACGACATCATCCACTCCATCATCAACATGGATGCTGATGTGATCACCATCGAGAACTCACGGTCTGACGAGAAGCTCCTCTCCGTCTTCCGTGAGGGTGTGAAGTACGGCGCAGGCATTGGCCCTGGTGTCTATGACATCCACTCCCCCAGGATCCCGTCCACTGAGGAGATTGCTGACCGCATCAACAAGATGCTCGCGGTGCTAGACACCAATATCCTCTGGGTGAACCCTGACTGCGGTCTCAAGACCCGCAAGTACACCGAGGTCAAGCCCGCCCTGACCAACATGGTCTCCGCCGCCAAGCTCATCCGCACCCAGCTCGCCAGCGCCAAGTGAGAACTGTCTCTGCAGCGGCTTTTCGTTCAATTACAAGGAGGGTGTTCATCAAAGCCATTTGTCTTGAATAATCTGGGGTCCCGTGAATCCGCTCCATCTGTGGTTAGGttagttctttttttttcttggcaCGATGATCACACCCTGCTCATACCTCTTACGAATTTGGTGGTTTTGAGGCAAGTTGCCCGTGTACTTGTATTGTAAAACCGATGGATATCTGCAGTGTTTCATCTGCAACTCTGAGGTTTGTTACGGCTCGTGTTAATGATCTTTGTCTCGGCAAGAAAATTGTCTTGTGCCATGTAAAATAGCCAGTCGTGTGCAGCTCTTTGATGAATGATCCATTTCCGTTGCCCTGCAACTCAAGTTTTGCGTCGCCGTTTTGATGTCTAAAATCTTCCTTGCTTGGC from Panicum hallii strain FIL2 chromosome 3, PHallii_v3.1, whole genome shotgun sequence encodes:
- the LOC112884405 gene encoding 5-methyltetrahydropteroyltriglutamate--homocysteine methyltransferase 1, which gives rise to MASHIVGYPRMGPKRELKFALESFWDGKSTAEDLEKVATDLRASIWKQMADAGIKYIPSNTFSYYDQVLDTTAMLGAVPERYSWTGGEIGFDTYFSMARGNATVPAMEMTKWFDTNYHFIVPELGPNTKFSYSSHKAVNEYKEAKALGVDTVPVLIGPVSYLLLSKPAKGVEKGFPLLSLLSSILPVYKEVIAELKAAGASWIQFDEPTLVLDLDAHKLAAFSAAYTELESALSGLNVLVETYFADVPAESFKTLTSLSSVTAYGFDLVRGTQTVELIKSGFPAGKYLFAGVVDGRNIWADDLAASLSTLQALEAVVGKDKLVVSTSCSLMHTAVDLVNETKLDSEIKSWLAFAAQKVVEVDALAKALAGQKDEAYFAANAAAQASRRSSPRVTNEEVQKAAAALKGSDHRRATNVSARLDAQQRKLNLPVLPTTTIGSFPQTVELRRVRREYKAKKISEEEYVSAIKEEISKVVKLQEELDIDVLVHGEPERNDMVEYFGEQLSGFAFTANGWVQSYGSRCVKPPIIYGDVSRPNPMTVFWSKTAQSMTSRPMKGMLTGPVTILNWSFVRNDQPRFETCYQIALAIKKEVEDLEAAGIQVIQIDEAALREGLPLRKAEHAFYLDWAVHSFRITNCEIKDTTQIHTHMCYSNFNDIIHSIINMDADVITIENSRSDEKLLSVFREGVKYGAGIGPGVYDIHSPRIPSTEEIADRINKMLAVLDTNILWVNPDCGLKTRKYTEVKPALTNMVSAAKLIRTQLASAK